A genomic stretch from Meriones unguiculatus strain TT.TT164.6M chromosome 15, Bangor_MerUng_6.1, whole genome shotgun sequence includes:
- the Ccl20 gene encoding C-C motif chemokine 20 isoform X1: MSRSVKPLLFLALACVLLAHLCSQSEAASNFDCCLRYTQQVLPYRAIVGFTRQTADEACDIDAIIFHMKKKFSVCADPKQSWVKKAVHLLSLKVKRM; encoded by the exons ATGTCCCGCAGTGTCAAGCCTCTGCTCTTCCTTGCTTTGGCATGTGTGCTGCTCGCTCACCTCTGCAGCCAGTCAGAAG cagCAAGCAACTTCGACTGCTGCCTTCGGTACACGCAGCAGGTTCTTCCTTACAGAGCTATCGTGGGTTTCACAAGACAGACGGCCGACGAGGCTTGCGACATTGATGCCATCAT ctttcacatgaaaaagaaattttCTGTGTGTGCCGATCCAAAGCAGAGCTGGGTGAAAAAGGCTGTGCACCTCCTCAG CCTAAAAGTCAAGAGGATGTAA
- the Ccl20 gene encoding C-C motif chemokine 20 isoform X2, producing MSRSVKPLLFLALACVLLAHLCSQSEASNFDCCLRYTQQVLPYRAIVGFTRQTADEACDIDAIIFHMKKKFSVCADPKQSWVKKAVHLLSLKVKRM from the exons ATGTCCCGCAGTGTCAAGCCTCTGCTCTTCCTTGCTTTGGCATGTGTGCTGCTCGCTCACCTCTGCAGCCAGTCAGAAG CAAGCAACTTCGACTGCTGCCTTCGGTACACGCAGCAGGTTCTTCCTTACAGAGCTATCGTGGGTTTCACAAGACAGACGGCCGACGAGGCTTGCGACATTGATGCCATCAT ctttcacatgaaaaagaaattttCTGTGTGTGCCGATCCAAAGCAGAGCTGGGTGAAAAAGGCTGTGCACCTCCTCAG CCTAAAAGTCAAGAGGATGTAA